The Hymenobacter sp. 5317J-9 genome has a window encoding:
- a CDS encoding TlpA disulfide reductase family protein, which translates to MNFLQKLFWGLSALGGGPVAAQPAAPAVLRGRVLHPTDSVVFLARPRNLLDLTPVFEPVRVNPQGEFQVVLDSLPRPLAAQWGLGRPDRMRHYTDLWLTPGDTLTLTVDARRFTHTLRFAGPGAAVNYYRAAQRRAHTDNFYNAPEGRPEPRNPARVRALADHYRQRAEAVLRAADHTHPLPPPLRRQEAAAIRYDWGHALLTSTHRYEYGRWPQNRLLRRMPEAYYRFLSELPLPQDSLLAHPAYRLFVHSHASYLLRERRQRMPFAAFVAPQFSWAYDTVRQVLPAGATRQYLLAQVLNDLLRHGIAGDFDARLADFEALGATPELRAALRQRAGELAGTRPQQPAPTFGMTDPNGRPVRWTDLQGKLVYVDVWASWCKPCRADAPALRALQLQFAPHASQLVFVSLSIDTNAAAWRRAVAADHLAEAPNQLQVLGRLADPALRHLWEQRGVPQCWLIGPDGLIIDANAPHPSNPAAPAALEALLKARFGHKPAP; encoded by the coding sequence ATGAATTTTCTGCAAAAGCTGTTTTGGGGGTTGTCGGCGCTGGGCGGCGGGCCGGTGGCGGCTCAACCCGCGGCCCCGGCCGTGCTGCGAGGCCGCGTGCTGCACCCCACCGATTCGGTGGTGTTTCTGGCGCGGCCGCGCAATCTGCTCGACCTCACGCCCGTGTTCGAACCGGTGCGGGTAAATCCGCAGGGCGAGTTTCAGGTGGTGCTCGACAGCCTGCCCCGGCCGCTGGCGGCCCAGTGGGGCCTGGGCCGCCCCGACCGGATGCGGCACTACACCGACCTCTGGCTGACGCCCGGCGACACCCTCACGCTGACGGTGGATGCCCGACGCTTCACCCACACCCTGCGTTTTGCCGGGCCCGGCGCGGCCGTGAACTACTACCGCGCCGCCCAGCGCCGGGCGCATACCGATAATTTCTACAACGCCCCCGAAGGCCGGCCCGAGCCCCGCAACCCGGCCCGGGTGCGCGCCCTGGCCGACCACTACCGCCAACGGGCCGAAGCCGTGCTACGCGCCGCCGACCACACCCACCCGTTGCCCCCGCCGCTCCGGCGCCAGGAAGCAGCAGCCATCCGCTACGACTGGGGCCACGCCCTGCTCACCTCCACCCACCGCTACGAGTACGGCAGGTGGCCGCAAAACCGCCTGCTCCGGCGCATGCCCGAAGCTTATTACCGCTTCCTGAGCGAGCTGCCGCTGCCCCAGGATTCGCTGCTGGCGCACCCGGCCTACCGGCTGTTTGTGCACTCCCACGCCAGCTACCTGCTGCGCGAGCGGCGCCAGCGGATGCCGTTTGCCGCGTTTGTGGCCCCCCAGTTTTCGTGGGCCTACGACACGGTGCGGCAGGTGCTGCCCGCTGGCGCCACCCGCCAGTATCTGCTGGCCCAGGTGCTGAACGACCTGCTGCGGCACGGCATCGCGGGCGACTTCGACGCCCGGCTGGCCGATTTTGAAGCCCTGGGAGCCACGCCCGAGCTGCGCGCGGCCCTGCGCCAACGGGCCGGCGAACTGGCCGGCACCCGCCCGCAGCAGCCCGCGCCCACCTTCGGCATGACGGACCCGAACGGCCGCCCTGTGCGCTGGACCGACCTGCAGGGCAAGTTGGTGTACGTGGACGTGTGGGCCAGCTGGTGCAAGCCTTGCCGGGCCGATGCGCCGGCCCTGCGAGCGTTGCAACTGCAGTTTGCCCCGCACGCCAGCCAGCTCGTCTTCGTCAGCCTTTCCATCGACACCAATGCTGCCGCCTGGCGCCGGGCCGTGGCCGCCGACCACCTGGCCGAAGCGCCCAACCAGTTGCAGGTGCTGGGCCGGCTGGCCGACCCCGCCCTGCGCCACCTATGGGAGCAACGGGGCGTACCCCAATGCTGGCTCATCGGCCCCGACGGCCTTATCATTGATGCAAATGCGCCGCACCCCAGCAACCCGGCCGCCCCGGCCGCGCTGGAAGCGTTACTCAAAGCCCGGTTCGGGCACAAACCAGCGCCTTAA
- a CDS encoding alpha amylase C-terminal domain-containing protein, with translation MAKSKPTAPAASPVAAAATKAAPRARRPAPLSLVKQDAWLAPFEPVLRQRQERLRARLAEIEHYHGSLLNYATAHQQLGLNHDAGRGGWVYREWAPGAEALFLIGDFNHWDRQANPLQKLDFGVWEVFLPDAEYDQRLAHGSRFKVHVVANGQGKDRLPATLRRAVQDDETKDFAGQVWRPETEFRWTDQKFRPATAAKEPLIYEAHVGMATEEGRVGTYCEFAENVLPRIEAGGYNTIQLMAVQEHPYYGSFGYHVANLFAASSRFGTPEDLKFLINEAHRRGIAVLLDVVHSHAVKNEAEGLADFDGSGNLYFHKGERGNHPGWDSKLFDYGRPEVQQFLLSNVRYWLEEYHFDGFRFDGVTSMLYHHHGEGVAFVGYDNYFGPAADEDAILYLQLATTLAHEFKKGSLLVAEDMSGLPGLCRPIKEGGVGFDYRLAMGIPDYWIKLLKHTPDEHWPLGELWYTLTNRRAGEKTIAYAESHDQALVGDKTLSHWLFDAGIYAHMHNMDGDPGAARALALHKIIRLLTLAAGGEGYLTFIGNEFGHPEWVDFPREGNGWSYQFARRQWSLGDNPELKFYQMGAFDKALIHLAKARHLLAAGPATLLKHDEENQVLAFERDGLVFIVNLHVERSLTDYRFWVTQEGKYRVVLSTDNSRFGGFNRADEAFEYETYEHQLSLYLPSRVALVLARE, from the coding sequence ATGGCTAAGTCGAAACCCACTGCGCCGGCAGCTTCCCCCGTCGCTGCGGCCGCTACCAAGGCGGCGCCCCGTGCCCGCCGCCCCGCGCCGCTGTCCCTCGTGAAGCAGGATGCCTGGCTGGCGCCCTTCGAGCCCGTGCTGCGCCAGCGCCAGGAGCGCCTGCGGGCCCGCCTGGCCGAAATTGAGCACTACCACGGCTCGCTGCTAAACTACGCCACCGCCCACCAGCAGCTGGGCCTGAACCACGACGCCGGCCGCGGCGGCTGGGTGTACCGCGAGTGGGCGCCCGGCGCCGAGGCCCTGTTCCTGATTGGCGACTTCAACCACTGGGACCGCCAGGCCAACCCGCTGCAAAAGCTGGATTTTGGGGTGTGGGAAGTGTTTTTGCCCGATGCGGAGTACGACCAGCGCCTCGCGCACGGCAGCCGCTTCAAGGTGCATGTGGTGGCCAACGGCCAGGGCAAGGACCGCCTGCCAGCCACCCTGCGCCGCGCCGTGCAGGACGACGAAACCAAGGACTTCGCTGGCCAGGTGTGGCGCCCCGAAACTGAGTTCCGCTGGACCGACCAGAAGTTTCGGCCCGCTACTGCCGCCAAAGAGCCGCTCATTTACGAGGCCCACGTGGGCATGGCCACCGAGGAAGGCCGGGTGGGCACCTATTGCGAATTCGCCGAAAACGTGCTGCCCCGCATCGAAGCCGGCGGCTACAACACCATCCAGCTGATGGCCGTGCAGGAACACCCGTACTACGGCTCCTTCGGCTACCACGTGGCCAATTTGTTTGCGGCCAGCTCGCGCTTCGGCACGCCCGAAGACCTGAAGTTTCTCATCAACGAAGCCCACCGGCGCGGCATTGCCGTGCTGCTCGACGTGGTGCATTCGCACGCCGTGAAAAACGAGGCCGAGGGCCTGGCCGATTTCGACGGCTCCGGCAACCTCTACTTTCACAAAGGCGAGCGCGGCAACCACCCCGGCTGGGACAGCAAGCTGTTCGACTACGGCCGGCCCGAGGTGCAGCAGTTCTTGCTGAGCAACGTGCGCTACTGGCTGGAAGAGTACCACTTCGACGGCTTCCGCTTCGATGGCGTGACGAGCATGCTCTACCATCACCACGGCGAGGGCGTGGCCTTTGTGGGCTACGACAACTACTTCGGCCCGGCTGCCGACGAGGACGCCATTCTCTACCTGCAGCTGGCCACCACGCTGGCCCACGAGTTCAAGAAAGGCAGCCTGCTGGTGGCCGAGGACATGAGCGGCCTGCCCGGCCTGTGCCGGCCCATCAAGGAAGGCGGCGTGGGCTTCGACTACCGCCTGGCCATGGGCATTCCCGACTACTGGATTAAGCTGCTCAAGCACACCCCCGACGAGCACTGGCCCCTGGGCGAGCTGTGGTACACCCTCACCAACCGCCGGGCCGGCGAAAAAACCATTGCCTACGCCGAAAGCCACGACCAAGCTTTGGTGGGCGACAAAACCTTGTCGCACTGGTTGTTCGATGCCGGCATCTACGCCCACATGCACAACATGGACGGCGACCCCGGCGCGGCACGGGCCCTGGCCCTGCACAAAATCATTCGGCTGCTCACGCTGGCGGCCGGCGGCGAGGGCTACCTTACCTTCATCGGCAACGAGTTTGGGCACCCCGAGTGGGTCGACTTCCCGCGCGAGGGCAACGGCTGGAGCTACCAGTTTGCCCGCCGCCAGTGGAGCCTGGGCGACAACCCCGAGCTGAAGTTCTACCAGATGGGCGCCTTCGACAAGGCCCTGATTCACCTGGCCAAAGCCCGCCACCTGCTGGCTGCCGGCCCGGCCACGCTGCTCAAGCACGACGAGGAAAACCAGGTGCTGGCTTTTGAGCGCGACGGCCTGGTGTTCATTGTGAACCTGCACGTGGAGCGCAGCCTCACCGACTACCGCTTCTGGGTGACGCAGGAGGGCAAATACCGCGTGGTGCTCTCGACAGACAATAGCCGCTTCGGCGGTTTCAATCGGGCTGATGAGGCCTTTGAGTACGAGACGTACGAGCACCAGCTCAGCCTGTACCTGCCCAGCCGGGTGGCGCTGGTGCTGGCGCGGGAGTAG
- a CDS encoding NYN domain-containing protein: MSSKSPASPYAAVFIDFENVYYFLKNHFHDPPDLNDYVLDIVRSLREQLAAKGLDSLISYAYADFERLATAPQGALYLMGVSTRNVLGTDHKNAADMQLCIDALEVMYTRPDIGTFVLVAGDRDYIPVLQHLRRQARQVLVAGFRESVSGDLLQNIGSASFIDARDLLGAERIEQLEKRRTDRLRLQEESRRLREQGLAGVPTAAALAARETAKGPQVGSIPSAIAPRPVVPAVPRPAPRTSEDVPDFAPVRPLARDIERRTLAFILNEFQKLEAKQQRRVPELWLGPFMRLLTDELPELPDYERRDLLNHLRDAGTIRIEKREGEPHPFSVIVVNYNHPDVQALHPGGD; encoded by the coding sequence ATGTCGTCCAAGTCCCCTGCTTCCCCGTACGCCGCGGTATTCATTGATTTTGAGAATGTTTATTATTTTCTCAAGAATCATTTCCACGACCCGCCCGACCTCAACGACTACGTTCTCGATATCGTCCGGAGCCTGCGCGAGCAGCTAGCCGCCAAGGGCCTCGACTCGCTCATCAGCTACGCCTACGCCGACTTCGAGCGCCTGGCCACGGCCCCGCAAGGCGCCCTCTACCTCATGGGCGTGAGTACCCGCAACGTGCTGGGCACCGACCACAAAAACGCCGCCGACATGCAGCTCTGCATCGACGCGCTGGAGGTGATGTACACTCGGCCCGACATCGGCACCTTCGTGCTCGTGGCCGGCGACCGGGACTACATCCCCGTGCTGCAGCACCTGCGCCGGCAGGCCCGGCAGGTGCTGGTGGCCGGCTTCCGCGAGTCGGTGTCGGGCGACTTGCTCCAGAACATCGGCTCCGCATCCTTCATTGATGCCCGCGACCTGCTGGGCGCCGAGCGCATCGAGCAACTCGAAAAGCGCCGCACCGACCGCCTGCGCCTCCAGGAGGAAAGCCGCCGCCTGCGCGAGCAAGGCCTGGCGGGCGTGCCCACTGCCGCCGCTCTGGCCGCCCGCGAAACCGCCAAAGGGCCCCAGGTGGGCTCTATTCCCTCGGCCATAGCTCCCCGGCCGGTGGTGCCCGCGGTGCCCCGGCCGGCACCGCGCACCAGCGAGGACGTACCCGACTTTGCGCCGGTGCGGCCCCTGGCGCGCGACATCGAGCGCCGCACGCTGGCCTTCATTCTCAACGAGTTTCAGAAGCTGGAAGCCAAGCAGCAGCGCCGCGTGCCCGAGCTGTGGCTGGGCCCGTTCATGCGCCTGCTCACCGACGAGCTGCCCGAACTGCCCGACTACGAGCGCCGCGACCTGCTCAACCACCTGCGCGATGCCGGCACCATCCGCATCGAGAAGCGGGAGGGCGAGCCGCACCCGTTCTCCGTCATCGTGGTGAACTACAACCACCCCGACGTGCAAGCCCTGCACCCCGGCGGGGACTAG
- a CDS encoding TIM-barrel domain-containing protein, producing MKVRHLASTAAAWLALQFSLCPAAQAQRAGGGPPATDPFGRRVVPARAVPGGRYKSHVYDGDLGVLTIRATDGSTRQIQEWNYGVIKISYFAPGQALATEPSIGVAKNSREFSPDGVVVNAPAGKHKMLLADPSSATAGAVNLRTNHGTVVVDKGTLHITWRNGANTLYSEAAAPFRQQAAPPTPATSPEPGGVAVRFRLAPGERLYGTGSRALPVDRRGYRLELYNQAHYGSQNNEPNLNIALPTVLSSRGYMLFFDNHAPGYLDLGKADKNVLEYGGENLTALSYFVITGRNQTEILERYTALTGRQPLPPRWAFGLIQSRFGYQTDAEMQSVADRMRRENFPLDALVLDLYWFGGTTRQGDLAWDRSRFPDPAGMMSRLNKQGVKTVLISEPYVMRTSRNDSTVRTQGLMGTTAAGRPFTVGSFWAGPASLLDVFKLKTRDWLWGYYKQLHQEGAAGWWSDLGEPENHPEAMRHAPGPARAVHNAFGQSWAGVFTEGYAKDFPDERVFNLARSGWAGMQRNSVFPWSGDINRSWSGFQAQIPVMLGMGQGGVGYMHSDAGGFCVGGIDPELYTRWLQMASLCPILRPHGSGVPPEPYYYPDPYKSSVRAAVQLRYQLLPYLYTLAWQNTARGLPLVRAMNFNNGYPKTPVPPPSRTELLAQIAAAPDWETTPRRERFYPDVVTSAPSDSPVTKALETVNDQYLLGPDLLVAPALHPSQRRRNVLLPSGNWIDFHSNQTYAGNSVVGVPAPLAHTPLLVRGGAFLPMTAYRPSTAFYRPDTLLLRYYPDPSASESEFTMYDDDGHSARALARRQYETLTMRGFCTPEQTDVILSSNGGYPGQPVFRFLRLLVQRVAAPPTAIFFDEKPVPAEGYSYDPVKHELEVHFLMNAGVAVSLRGLKILTDTAPNAAPETLTLEAPDARSFGAGGTTLHYTRHLRNGPASNVLTIFDSLGHQVFTETLSDEPGPHALRWDARGAAPGVYTAAVAGQHQRLIVTR from the coding sequence ATGAAGGTACGACACCTGGCTTCTACTGCGGCGGCGTGGCTGGCGCTGCAGTTTTCCCTTTGCCCGGCGGCGCAGGCCCAGCGCGCCGGGGGCGGCCCACCGGCCACGGACCCGTTTGGGCGGCGCGTGGTGCCGGCGCGGGCAGTGCCGGGCGGGCGGTACAAGTCGCACGTGTATGATGGTGACCTCGGCGTCCTCACCATTCGCGCCACAGATGGCAGCACTCGGCAGATACAAGAATGGAACTACGGGGTCATAAAAATCAGCTACTTCGCGCCCGGCCAGGCCCTGGCAACGGAGCCTTCCATCGGGGTCGCGAAGAATTCGCGTGAGTTCAGCCCCGACGGAGTGGTTGTGAATGCCCCGGCTGGCAAGCATAAGATGCTGCTGGCTGACCCATCCTCGGCTACGGCCGGCGCTGTGAACCTGCGCACCAACCATGGGACAGTCGTTGTTGATAAGGGCACGCTGCATATTACCTGGCGCAATGGCGCCAATACGCTTTATAGCGAAGCCGCCGCCCCTTTCCGCCAACAGGCCGCCCCTCCTACCCCGGCCACCTCGCCCGAACCCGGCGGCGTGGCCGTGCGCTTCCGCCTCGCGCCGGGCGAGCGGCTGTACGGCACCGGCTCCCGCGCCCTGCCCGTGGACCGGCGCGGCTACCGCCTGGAGCTCTACAACCAGGCCCACTACGGCTCCCAGAACAACGAGCCCAACCTGAACATCGCGCTGCCCACGGTGCTCAGCAGCCGCGGCTACATGCTGTTTTTCGACAACCATGCGCCGGGCTACCTCGACCTGGGCAAGGCCGATAAAAACGTGCTGGAATACGGCGGCGAAAACCTCACTGCCCTCTCCTACTTCGTGATAACCGGCCGCAACCAGACCGAAATCCTGGAGCGCTACACGGCCCTGACCGGCCGCCAGCCGCTGCCGCCGCGCTGGGCATTTGGGCTTATTCAGAGCCGTTTTGGCTACCAGACCGACGCGGAGATGCAGAGCGTGGCCGACCGCATGCGCCGCGAAAACTTCCCGCTCGACGCGCTGGTCCTGGACTTGTACTGGTTTGGCGGCACCACCCGGCAGGGCGACCTGGCCTGGGACCGCAGCCGCTTCCCCGACCCGGCTGGGATGATGAGCCGCCTGAATAAGCAGGGCGTGAAGACCGTGCTGATTTCGGAGCCTTACGTGATGCGCACTTCGCGCAACGACTCCACGGTGCGCACGCAGGGGCTGATGGGCACCACGGCGGCGGGCCGGCCGTTTACGGTGGGCTCATTCTGGGCCGGGCCGGCCAGCTTGCTTGACGTCTTCAAGCTCAAAACCCGTGACTGGCTGTGGGGCTACTACAAACAGCTGCACCAGGAAGGCGCCGCCGGCTGGTGGAGCGACCTGGGCGAGCCCGAAAACCACCCCGAGGCCATGCGGCACGCGCCCGGCCCGGCCCGCGCCGTGCACAACGCCTTCGGCCAAAGCTGGGCCGGCGTTTTCACCGAAGGCTATGCGAAAGACTTTCCCGACGAGCGGGTGTTCAACCTGGCGCGCTCGGGCTGGGCGGGCATGCAGCGCAACAGCGTGTTTCCGTGGTCGGGCGACATCAACCGCTCGTGGAGCGGCTTCCAAGCCCAGATTCCGGTGATGCTCGGCATGGGTCAGGGGGGCGTGGGCTATATGCACTCCGACGCCGGCGGCTTTTGCGTGGGCGGCATCGACCCGGAACTGTACACGCGCTGGCTGCAGATGGCCAGCCTCTGCCCCATCCTGCGGCCCCACGGCTCGGGCGTGCCGCCGGAGCCTTACTACTACCCCGACCCGTACAAAAGCAGCGTGCGCGCCGCCGTGCAGCTGCGGTATCAGTTGCTGCCCTACCTCTACACGCTGGCCTGGCAGAATACGGCGCGCGGCCTGCCGCTGGTGCGGGCCATGAATTTCAACAATGGCTATCCGAAGACCCCGGTGCCGCCACCGTCCAGAACCGAATTGTTAGCGCAGATAGCGGCGGCTCCGGATTGGGAAACGACGCCGAGAAGAGAGCGTTTCTACCCAGATGTGGTTACCAGTGCCCCATCCGATTCGCCGGTCACCAAAGCATTGGAAACGGTCAATGACCAATACCTGCTCGGGCCCGACCTATTGGTAGCCCCGGCGCTCCACCCCAGCCAGCGGCGGCGCAACGTGCTGCTGCCCAGCGGAAACTGGATTGATTTCCATTCCAACCAGACCTATGCTGGCAATAGCGTGGTGGGCGTGCCCGCCCCGCTGGCCCACACGCCCCTGCTGGTACGCGGCGGTGCCTTCCTGCCCATGACGGCCTACCGGCCCAGCACCGCGTTCTACCGCCCCGATACCCTACTGCTGCGCTACTACCCTGACCCCAGCGCGTCAGAGTCGGAGTTCACGATGTATGACGATGATGGGCATTCGGCCCGGGCCTTGGCGCGGCGGCAGTACGAGACGCTGACCATGCGCGGTTTCTGCACACCGGAGCAAACCGACGTGATTTTGAGCAGCAACGGCGGGTACCCGGGCCAGCCGGTGTTCCGGTTTTTGCGGCTGCTGGTGCAGCGGGTGGCGGCGCCGCCCACGGCCATTTTCTTCGATGAGAAGCCCGTGCCAGCCGAAGGCTACTCCTACGACCCGGTGAAGCACGAGCTGGAAGTACACTTCTTGATGAACGCCGGCGTGGCCGTAAGCCTGCGCGGCCTGAAAATCCTGACCGATACCGCCCCCAACGCCGCGCCCGAGACCCTGACCCTGGAGGCGCCCGATGCCCGCAGCTTCGGGGCGGGCGGCACTACGCTGCACTACACGCGCCACCTACGCAACGGCCCTGCCAGCAACGTGCTGACCATCTTCGACAGCCTCGGGCATCAGGTTTTTACCGAAACGCTATCGGATGAGCCCGGCCCGCACGCGTTGCGCTGGGACGCTCGCGGAGCCGCGCCCGGCGTGTACACGGCCGCAGTGGCCGGCCAGCATCAGCGGTTGATTGTGACGCGCTGA
- the ggt gene encoding gamma-glutamyltransferase: protein MLKRVLTISLALLMACSAERPVTSTSRAFEGSLGTPLPKAAAPKLARYAMVVSAHPEASKIGTQILQRGGNAYDAAVAVQFALAVVLPVAGNIGGGGFLLYRDRNGSAGSLDFRETAPSAASRDMYLDKAGNVVPGLSTAGPLAVGTPGTVAGMVTLHKQLGKLSWPTLLQPAVALATRGFVLTTKEAAGLNRTKAEFQKYNPGNVPAYVRPGGGDWQPGDTLRLPELARTLTRIRDQGRAGFYRGETARLLLAEMKRGGGLVSQTDLDGYRAKWREPLRGRYRDYDVITMPPPSSGGVALLQMLQMLEPVDLAQAGYHTPLAVHYITEAERRAYADRATYLGDPDFGLVPTQKLLDVDYNHQRAGSMRSRGRASASAEVTAGTSLPGYESDQTTHYSIVDALGNAVSCTTTLNGAYGSKVVVPGAGFLLNNEMDDFSAKAGVPNSYGLVGGTANAIAPGKRMLSSMTPTILTHNGRVALVTGSPGGSTIITSVLQSILGIVDYGLNAQQVVTGPRLHHQWLPDLLDVEAGALLPAAQDTLRARGYHPNPRLPWGRLDIIHVLPDGTLEGGADPRGDDTAVGY, encoded by the coding sequence ATGCTGAAACGTGTACTCACTATTTCCCTGGCCCTGCTGATGGCCTGCTCAGCCGAGCGGCCGGTTACGTCTACTTCGCGCGCCTTCGAGGGCTCGCTGGGCACGCCGTTGCCCAAAGCTGCCGCACCCAAGCTGGCCCGCTACGCCATGGTGGTCTCGGCTCACCCCGAAGCTTCTAAGATTGGTACCCAAATCCTGCAGCGCGGCGGCAACGCCTACGACGCGGCCGTGGCCGTACAGTTTGCCCTGGCCGTGGTGCTGCCCGTGGCCGGCAACATCGGCGGCGGCGGCTTCCTGCTCTACCGCGACCGCAACGGCTCGGCCGGCTCGCTCGACTTCCGCGAAACCGCTCCCTCCGCCGCCTCGCGCGACATGTACCTCGACAAAGCCGGCAACGTAGTGCCCGGCCTGAGCACCGCCGGCCCGCTGGCCGTGGGCACGCCCGGCACCGTGGCCGGCATGGTGACGCTGCATAAGCAGCTGGGCAAGCTGTCGTGGCCCACGCTGCTGCAGCCGGCCGTGGCGCTGGCCACCCGGGGCTTCGTGCTCACCACCAAGGAAGCCGCCGGCCTCAACCGCACCAAGGCTGAATTCCAGAAGTACAACCCCGGCAACGTGCCGGCCTACGTGCGGCCCGGTGGCGGCGACTGGCAGCCCGGCGACACCTTGCGCCTACCCGAGCTGGCCCGCACCCTCACCCGCATCCGCGACCAGGGCCGCGCCGGCTTCTACCGCGGCGAAACCGCCCGCCTGCTGCTGGCCGAGATGAAACGCGGCGGCGGACTGGTGAGCCAAACCGACCTCGACGGCTACCGCGCCAAGTGGCGCGAGCCCCTGCGCGGCCGCTACCGCGACTACGACGTGATTACGATGCCGCCGCCCAGCTCTGGCGGCGTGGCCCTGCTGCAAATGCTGCAAATGCTGGAGCCCGTGGACCTGGCCCAGGCCGGCTACCACACACCCCTGGCCGTGCACTACATCACCGAGGCCGAACGCCGCGCCTACGCCGACCGCGCCACCTACCTCGGCGACCCGGACTTTGGCCTAGTGCCCACCCAAAAGCTGCTCGACGTGGACTACAACCACCAGCGGGCCGGTTCCATGCGCTCGCGCGGCCGGGCTTCGGCCAGCGCGGAGGTGACGGCCGGCACCAGCCTGCCCGGCTACGAAAGCGACCAAACCACGCACTACAGCATTGTGGACGCGCTAGGCAACGCCGTGAGCTGCACCACCACCCTCAACGGCGCTTACGGCAGCAAAGTGGTGGTGCCCGGCGCTGGCTTTCTGCTGAACAACGAGATGGACGACTTCTCGGCCAAAGCCGGCGTGCCCAACTCCTATGGCTTGGTGGGTGGCACGGCCAACGCCATTGCCCCCGGCAAGCGCATGCTCAGCAGCATGACACCCACCATCCTTACCCACAACGGCCGCGTGGCCCTCGTCACGGGCTCGCCTGGCGGCAGCACCATCATCACCAGCGTGTTGCAATCCATTTTGGGCATTGTCGACTACGGTTTGAACGCCCAGCAGGTAGTGACCGGGCCGCGCCTGCACCACCAGTGGCTGCCCGACCTGCTCGACGTGGAAGCCGGTGCCCTGCTGCCCGCCGCCCAGGACACCCTGCGCGCCCGCGGCTATCATCCCAATCCCCGCCTGCCCTGGGGCCGCCTCGACATCATCCACGTGCTGCCCGACGGCACCCTGGAGGGCGGCGCCGACCCGCGCGGCGACGACACCGCCGTGGGGTACTAG
- a CDS encoding GNAT family N-acetyltransferase, producing the protein MQPFDTARLHLRPLTDTDTAGMFALDSDPAVHRYLGGIGGRLLTTPAGSLDMIRFIQAQYAANGIGRWAVLLRETGEFMGWAGLKLVAGPINGQHDFHDLGYRFRPQFWGQGYGYEAAQAWLDHGFGAMNLPRICGYADAENLASRRILAKIGLRKGNEFTEDGVRCVWYEARNPATPT; encoded by the coding sequence ATGCAGCCCTTCGACACCGCCCGCCTGCACCTGCGCCCGCTCACCGACACCGACACGGCCGGCATGTTTGCGCTCGATTCTGACCCGGCCGTGCACCGCTACCTCGGCGGCATCGGCGGTCGGCTGCTCACCACCCCGGCCGGAAGCCTGGACATGATACGCTTCATTCAGGCCCAATACGCCGCCAACGGCATTGGGCGCTGGGCCGTGCTGCTGCGCGAAACCGGCGAATTCATGGGCTGGGCCGGGCTGAAGCTGGTGGCCGGCCCCATCAACGGGCAACACGACTTCCATGACCTGGGCTACCGTTTCCGGCCGCAGTTCTGGGGGCAGGGCTACGGCTACGAGGCTGCGCAGGCCTGGCTCGACCACGGCTTCGGCGCGATGAATTTGCCCCGAATCTGCGGCTACGCCGACGCCGAAAACCTGGCTTCGCGTCGCATTCTGGCCAAAATAGGCTTGCGCAAAGGCAATGAGTTCACGGAAGACGGCGTGCGCTGCGTGTGGTACGAGGCCCGCAATCCGGCCACGCCCACGTAA